A genomic stretch from Mya arenaria isolate MELC-2E11 chromosome 10, ASM2691426v1 includes:
- the LOC128206276 gene encoding cytochrome P450 1A1-like: protein MAWRNTYGDVYRIRLGSWPAIVVNGYAAVKEATLTAGDAFSGRPDFVSAQVLRSRTGDEDFAFGTFSPAYVQQRKLLAQALRMFTNTRQMFVEEIVDTAAKNLVKTLVAKFSKTAGSLEDDVQFAVASIMYQILYGKSKQVNKDKHVRVIANGIEEINRFSGSGSPIDVMPWLRHVMPGKLETLRNLQCESDKIMLSEVEEHYKTFDKDNVRDITDAILNAAEQLKQDDEGGYELTKMRLIMSLVDLQGAGFDTTHKTTLWLVLYMAAYPAVQSRVQEEIDSVVGQERPPALADKPRLVYTEAVIQEVMRIVTMLPVSLPHYAIQDSKICGYHVDKDTVVILNMFSVSHEAKAWGDPDNFRPERFLTESGEINTALLGHSLPFGLGRRRCVGEQLANINLFILFSSLMQQCRFTLSGTADLTPIPGLVYTPEKCNIMVQNRS, encoded by the coding sequence ATGGCGTGGCGTAATACATACGGCGACGTTTACAGGATACGTTTGGGAAGCTGGCCAGCAATCGTTGTTAATGGCTACGCTGCCGTGAAAGAAGCGACGCTAACGGCCGGTGATGCGTTTTCCGGCCGCCCCGATTTTGTTTCCGCACAGGTACTCCGTAGTCGGACAGGGGACGAGGATTTCGCGTTTGGAACTTTCTCTCCTGCCTATGTTCAGCAACGGAAACTATTAGCGCAGGCCTTGagaatgtttacaaatacaagACAAATGTTTGTAGAAGAAATTGTTGATACTGCGGCCAAGAACTTAGTGAAGACTCTTGTcgcaaaattttcaaaaacagcTGGTTCCCTTGAAGATGATGTACAATTTGCCGTGGCAAGTATTATGTATCAGATACTGTATGGAAAGTCGAAACAAGTAAATAAAGACAAACACGTCAGGGTCATTGCAAACGGGATAGAGGAGATTAATCGTTTTAGCGGAAGCGGAAGCCCAATTGACGTCATGCCCTGGCTGAGACATGTTATGCCAGGTAAACTTGAAACGCTGCGGAACCTTCAATGCGAATCAGACAAAATTATGTTATCAGAAGTAGAAGAGCACTACAAAACGTTTGATAAGGACAATGTACGCGATATAACCGATGCTATTCTGAATGCCGCCGAGCAACTGAAACAAGACGATGAAGGCGGGTATGAGCTGACAAAAATGCGATTGATCATGTCCTTGGTGGACCTTCAGGGTGCCGGATTTGACACTACACATAAGACGACACTCTGGCTTGTGTTGTACATGGCGGCATACCCTGCCGTCCAGAGCCGTGTCCAAGAGGAAATTGATAGCGTTGTAGGACAAGAACGGCCGCCAGCTCTCGCAGATAAGCCCCGCCTTGTATACACGGAAGCAGTCATTCAGGAAGTCATGCGCATTGTTACGATGCTTCCGGTGTCCTTGCCGCACTACGCGATACAAGACTCCAAGATATGTGGCTACCATGTTGACAAAGACACCGTTGTCATTCTTAATATGTTCTCCGTTTCCCATGAAGCAAAGGCCTGGGGAGATCCTGACAATTTCCGACCTGAGCGTTTTTTGACTGAAAGCGGGGAAATCAACACCGCATTACTCGGACACTCACTTCCGTTTGGCCTCGGACGGAGGCGATGTGTTGGTGAACAATTAGCCAACATCAACctcttcattttgttttcatctcTCATGCAGCAGTGTCGCTTTACACTCTCAGGCACAGCGGACCTGACACCGATACCGGGACTGGTTTATACCCCGGAGAAATGCAATATCATGGTGCAGAATAGGAGTTAA